A stretch of Telopea speciosissima isolate NSW1024214 ecotype Mountain lineage chromosome 11, Tspe_v1, whole genome shotgun sequence DNA encodes these proteins:
- the LOC122645657 gene encoding putative leucine-rich repeat receptor-like serine/threonine-protein kinase At2g24130: MAFKRAKLVLIFLQQYILLVFCHGYQHSLLTDKAALLAFKMAIVSDPNSVLTNWDEASDVCNFTGVICHWRHHHRVVRLILNGTLIGGQLSSSIANLTGLRYIFLSDNHLYGVIPPELSSLRHLQKLRLDGNNLHGSIPESLSFLSKLISLRLRRNNLTGTIPPSIFSNCTSLIYVDLSENKLTGQIPPEIGIPTGIWHINLFTNSLSGKIPETLSNLSGLLQFDVESNFLSGELPTEIIEKLGGLVYLHLSYNHMVSHDNNTNLEPFFTSLTKNPELEGLELAGMGLGGRLSDTIGQLGAGLSHLELQENRIFGPIPSNIANLKNLTLLNLSSNLLNGTIPAEIDGRFNMLQELMLSNNSLTGPIPATLGHITSLGLVDLSNNSLIGEIPPSLGNLSELTYLYLNNNLLSGAIPPEIGHCKDLYRLDLSYNRLKGRIPGQILSGLNEIRMFLNLSHNFLEGNLPLEISKMESVQEIDLSANNLSGNIFPQLSNCLAVTLINLSYNSFEGQLPESLGDLRNLGILDVSNNHLSGGIPASLSKCPSLKLMNLSFNDFNGSIPNTGGIFNLVTNLSFLGNIHLCGSVPGFRVCHTKKHYWVHSRKNLILVCVIGSVFAFLATVVCVIGLRRIKGMLSSRKEEAFGDSTPALRSKFPRITHRELSEATRGFDEERLIGSGSYGHVYKGVLGDGTLVAVKVLKLQTGNSTKSFNRECQVLKRIRHRNLMRIITACSLPDFKALVLPYMANGSLESHLYPSHQDQGTGLRSGSSDLSLIQRVNICSDIAEGMAYLHHHSPIKVIHCDLKPSNVLLNDEMTALVSDFGIARLVMNVEAGNNGGVENMGNSTANMLAGSIGYIAPEYGYGAKTSTKGDVYSFGILVLEMVTRKRPTDDMFASGLSLHKWVKNHFHGRVEKVIDSSLMRAERDQSPEVQKMWEVAISELIELGLLCTQEAQSTRPSMLDAADDLNRLKRYLDGDTTATFASSLGISSSTIDDQD, translated from the exons ATGGCCTTCAAGAGAGCCAAGTTGGTTCTAATATTCCTTCAACAATACATTCTATTAGTCTTTTGTCATGGCTACCAACACTCTTTGCTCACAGACAAAGCTGCTCTGTTAGCCttcaaaatggccatagtttcTGACCCAAATTCTGTACTAACTAACTGGGATGAAGCCTCCGACGTATGCAACTTCACCGGAGTCATATGTCATTGGCGTCATCACCACCGTGTGGTAAGACTCATTCTCAATGGAACTCTTATTGGGGGTCAGCTTTCTTCCTCCATTGCAAATCTCACTGGTCTTCGTTACATTTTTCTCTCCGATAACCACTTATACGGCGTTATTCCACCTGAATTATCCTCCCTCCGACATCTCCAAAAACTTCGGCTTGATGGAAATAATCTACATGGTAGTATACCAGagtctctctcctttctttctaaGCTTATTTCTCTCCGCCTTCGCAGAAACAATCTTACAGGTACAATTCCACCTTCTATCTTCTCAAACTGCACCTCCTTGATATATGTAGATCTTTCTGAAAACAAACTCACAGGCCAAATTCCACCAGAGATTGGAATTCCAACAGGTATATGGCACATAAATTTATTTACAAATTCCTTGAGTGGAAAAATTCCAGAAACTCTATCAAATTTGTCAGGATTGCTTCAATTTGATGTGGAAAGCAATTTCCTTTCTGGTGAATTGCCAACAGAAATTATTGAGAAGCTTGGAGGCCTTGTCTATCTTCATTTATCCTATAATCATATGGTTAGCCATGACAATAATACTAATCTTGAGCCATTCTTCACTTCTCTCACAAAAAATCCTGAGCTTGAAGGGCTTGAATTAGCAGGTATGGGCCTTGGAGGAAGATTGTCTGATACTATAGGTCAACTTGGTGCTGGATTATCACATCTTGAACTACAAGAAAACCGAATTTTTGGGCCGATCCCTTCAAATATTGCAAACCTCaaaaatctcactcttttgaACTTGTCAAGCAACCTTTTAAATGGAACGATTCCAGCAGAGATTGATGGTCGTTTCAACATGCTACAAGAACTTATGTTGTCTAACAACTCTCTAACAGGTCCAATTCCAGCTACACTGGGACATATTACTTCATTGGGTCTAGTTGACTTGTCAAATAACAGTTTAATTGGAGAGATTCCACCAAGTCTAGGGAATCTTAGTGAATTAACTTATTTGTACCTCAACAACAATCTTCTTTCAGGAGCTATACCTCCAGAGATAGGTCACTGCAAGGACTTGTACAGGCTAGATTTGTCTTATAACAGATTAAAAGGGAGGATCCCTGGACAAATATTATCTGGTCTTAATGAGATCAGAATGTTTTTAAATCTTTCTCATAATTTTCTTGAAGGGAATTTGCCTCTTGAAATTAGCAAGATGGAATCAGTTCAAGAGATTGATCTGTCAGCAAACAATCTGTCTGGAAACATATTTCCTCAATTGTCAAACTGTCTTGCTGTTACCCTAATCAATCTGTCCTATAATTCTTTTGAAGGGCAGCTTCCTGAATCTTTAGGTGATCTTCGGAATCTTGGAATACTAGATGTTTCCAACAATCACTTATCCGGTGGGATTCCGGCAAGCCTCAGCAAATGTCCTAGTCTCAAGCTAATGAATCTTTCATTTAATGACTTCAATGGATCAATACCTAATACTGGTGGAATCTTCAATTTGGTTACAAATCTTTCTTTCTTAGGCAACATACATCTATGTGGATCAGTTCCAGGCTTTCGCGTTTGTCATACAAAGAAACACTACTGGGTCCATTCGCGTAAGAATCTGATCTTGGTTTGTGTTATCGGATCTGTTTTTGCATTCCTAGCCACAGTAGTTTGTGTGATCGGATTGAGGCGCATCAAAGGAATGCTGTCCTCTAGAAAAGAGGAAGCTTTCGGTGATTCCACACCTGCACTGAGGTCCAAATTCCCTAGAATAACTCATAGAGAACTATCAGAGGCCACTAGAGGATTTGACGAAGAGAGGCTGATAGGATCAGGTAGTTATGGACATGTCTATAAAGGAGTTCTAGGGGATGGGACTCTTGTAGCAGTCAAAGTGCTAAAGTTGCAAACAGGAAATTCTACAAAGAGCTTCAACAGAGAATGCCAAGTCTTGAAAAGGATTCGTCACAGAAACTTGATGAGGATCATTACTGCTTGTAGTTTACCAGATTTTAAGGCTCTTGTTCTTCCTTATATGGCAAATGGGAGCTTGGAGAGTCATCTTTATCCCTCACATCAAGATCAAGGGACAGGTTTGCGTTCAGGTTCTTCAGATTTGAGTTTGATCCAGAGGGTAAACATTTGTAGTGATATTGCTGAAGGGATGGCTTATTTGCACCATCACTCTCCAATCAAGGTTATACACTGTGATCTGAAGCCTAGTAATGTTCTCCTCAATGATGAAATGACTGCTTTGGTTTCTGATTTTGGGATTGCAAGATTGGTGATGAATGTTGAAGCAGGAAATAATGGGGGTGTTGAGAACATGGGAAATTCTACAGCAAATATGTTAGCAGGGTCAATTGGATACATTGCAccag AGTATGGATATGGAGCAAAGACATCAACAAAAGGTGATGTTTACAGCTTTGGCATTTTAGTACTTGAGATGGTCACTAGAAAAAGACCCACAGATGACATGTTTGCCAGTGGTTTAAGCCTTCATAAATGGGTGAAAAATCACTTCCATGGGAGGGTAGAGAAGGTTATAGACTCTTCTCTGATGAGAGCTGAAAGAGATCAGTCTCCTGAAGTTCAGAAGATGTGGGAAGTAGCAATAAGTGAATTGATCGAGTTGGGTCTGCTTTGCACTCAGGAGGCTCAATCTACTAGGCCATCTATGCTTGATGCGGCTGATGACTTGAACCGCTTGAAGAGATACCTCGATGGTGATACGACTGCAACATTTGCCTCTTCACTTGGGATATCATCTTCTACTATTGATGATCAGGACTAG
- the LOC122645633 gene encoding UDP-glycosyltransferase 91C1-like yields the protein MAKDLHVVLVPYVAFGHLLPFFHLSVALAKAGIHVSFISTPRNIQRLPKVPLELSAFINLVAFPLQIVNGSSLPEGADNTFDVSLEKEKDLKAAYDLLCHPFKQFIANESPNWIGVDVFPHWAIDIANDFCIPVFCFSIVSAATRVFVGPPEYLTGDGLKIVRPSPESLTSPPEWVTFPSSVVAARRGSEANDYYYNFFNGDMSKRIAKILKGCKALVIRSCKEIEGEYLEVLVKIFQKPVFPVGLLPPDQQERRDYGEEWLKTFKWLDQQKPKSVVFVGFGSSCKLSKDQVHEIAYGLELSNLPFLWSLVKSEIADDIDVLPPSFINNTAGRGLVCIGWAPQVEILANPAIGGSLFHGGWGSVIENLRYGHRLIVLPLNFDQGFNARLIVDKGLAIQVEQNEDRSFSRNAITKGLRRAMVSEEGNQIGIKAAELAAVVNNPTLHQEHYIAEFVQYLKNGVAATQN from the coding sequence ATGGCCAAAGATTTGCATGTAGTTCTGGTTCCATACGTAGCCTTTGGCCACTTGCTTCCATTCTTCCATCTCTCCGTGGCTTTAGCCAAAGCTGGGATCCATGTCTCCTTCATTTCTACCCCTAGAAACATCCAAAGACTCCCCAAAGTACCATTAGAGCTATCTGCTTTCATAAACTTGGTGGCTTTTCCACTCCAAATCGTCAACGGCAGTTCCTTGCCAGAAGGTGCCGACAACACCTTCGACGTTTCtttagagaaggagaaggatttaAAGGCTGCCTATGATCTTTTGTGTCATCCCTTTAAACAATTCATCGCCAATGAATCACCCAATTGGATAGGTGTTGATGTGTTCCCTCATTGGGCTATCGACATCGCCAACGATTTCTGTATTCCGGTGTTCTGCTTTTCCATCGTCTCCGCTGCCACCAGGGTCTTTGTCGGGCCACCGGAGTATTTGACGGGAGATGGCTTAAAGATTGTTCGTCCATCGCCGGAATCCCTGACATCACCGCCTGAATGGGTCACTTTTCCATCTTCGGTGGTCGCCGCCCGACGTGGCTCTGAAGCCAATGACTACTATTATAACTTTTTCAATGGGGATATGAGTAAAAGAATAGCTAAAATTCTAAAGGGATGCAAGGCCCTGGTCATTCGTAGTTGCAAGGAAATTGAAGGTGAGTACTTAGAAGTACTTGTGAAGATCTTTCAGAAGCCAGTTTTTCCTGTGGGGTTATTACCTCCGGATCAGCAAGAGAGAAGGGATTATGGTGAAGAGTGGCTTAAAACATTTAAGTGGCTTGATCAACAAAAACCCAAGTCTGTTGTGTTTGTAGGATTTGGAAGTTCCTGCAAATTAAGTAAAGATCAAGTTCATGAGATAGCTTATGGGCTAGAACTTTCCAATCTGCCATTCCTGTGGTCCCTCGTCAAATCTGAAATTGCAGACGATATCGACGTTTTACCTCCAAGCTTCATAAACAACACAGCCGGGCGAGGTTTGGTGTGCATAGGATGGGCTCCTCAAGTGGAAATTCTAGCAAATCCTGCCATTGGAGGATCTTTGTTTCATGGTGGGTGGGGTTCTGTGATAGAGAATCTCCGGTATGGTCATCGACTCATTGTTTTGCCCCTGAATTTTGATCAAGGATTTAATGCAAGGTTGATAGTGGACAAGGGTTTGGCTATCCAAGTTGAGCAAAATGAAGATAGGTCATTTAGTAGGAATGCCATTACCAAGGGTCTGAGGCGAGCCATGGTCTCAGAAGAAGGGAACCAGATAGGCATCAAAGCAGCAGAACTTGCTGCTGTTGTCAACAATCCCACCCTGCATCAAGAGCATTACATAGCTGAGTTTGTCCAGTATCTGAAGAATGGGGTTGCTGCAACACAAAATTGA
- the LOC122644755 gene encoding uncharacterized protein LOC122644755, producing MDMLGPFPKATGGRQFMVVAVDYFTKWVEAEALATICTANACKFFLHSIIYRYGISRTLITDNGKQFEQKFKEFSDRHEIQLCKTLVAHPQSNDLAEDMNKILLDGIKNKLETAKGLWVEELPNILWAYRTITRLAIGETPFMLMYGTEAVIPMEIRETSLRVQLYNPETNGEELRTNLDLLEEFREIAGVKNAAHLQRVARHYNAKVKPRIFHQGDLVLHKLGRIIQNLQTSSFMSLSFGDFRGGTHTTIIELKKLEEILSVEVNPHVF from the coding sequence ATGGATATGCTAGGACCATTTCCAAAGGCAACTGGAGGAAGACAGTTCATGGTGGTAGCAGtggattacttcaccaaatgggtggaagcagAAGCATTAGCAACAATCTGTACGGCAAACGCGTGCAAATTTTTCCTTCACTCTATCATCTACAGATATGGAATCTCAAGAACCCTTATCACAGATAATGGGAAGCAATTTGAGCAAAAGTTTAAAGAATTCAGTGATCGGCATGAGATTCAACTGTGTAAGACTTTAGTAGCACATCCACAGTCCAACGACCTAGCTGAAGACATGAACAAAATCTTATTAGATGGAATAAAGAACAAGTTGGAGACAGCCAAGGGactatgggtggaagaactacCGAACATCTTGTGGGCCTATCGTACAATTACAAGGCTTGCAATAGGAGAAACCCCATTTATGTTAATGTATGGAACTGAAGCGGTGATCCCTATGGAGATCAGAGAAACTTCACTGAGAGTACAACTCTATAACCCAGAAACCAATGGTGAAGAATTAAGAACAAATTTAGACCTGTTGGAGGAATTCAGAGAGATAGCTGGGGTAAAGAATGCCGCGCATCTACAGCGAGTAGCACGCCATTATAATGCCAAAGTGAAACCAAGAATATTTCACCAGGGAGACCTTGTGCTCCACAAATTGGGAAGGAtcatacagaatctccaaacaagtagCTTCATGAGCTTATCATTTGGAGACTTTAGAGGGGGTACCCATACCACgataattgaactaaaaaaacttGAGGAAATTCTATCAGTAGAGGTCAATCCCCATGTATTTTAA